Within the Leptogranulimonas caecicola genome, the region GGGCCCTGGTATCCCCAACAAGCGCCTGGCATTGGAATATGGCACCTCAAGCGCCACTGAATCCATGAAACGCTACATTCGCGGCGTGGGATCCGGTTTGCCTTATGCCTCCCAATACATGGCCGACAAGGGCGGCACTCTCACCATTGAAGACAACATTTCCGGAGGCTGCATCGTCACCATCTCGCTGTCCTCCGTTCAGGAGTCCCAAGAACCAGTAGGGCAGGGGTGTGTCCCCTCTGCTACAGCAGCTGAGGTAGGGGTTTCTCGGCAACCAGAGCTGCTGCAACCTGGCTTTGAACAACCAGGGTACGGGCAAGTTCCTCAGGGTTACCCCTACGGACAGCCTCAAGCGCCTGGTTATGGAGCTACGCCTGGTCAGATAACACAGCCTGTCTTTGGACAACCACAACCAGGCTGGGTGCAACCTGCCTACGGACAACCCTTATACGGGCAGCCGTCAGTACCGGGTTATGGACAGCCATCCTATAGAACACCTGTTCCAAGTGGATATCCTTCACCCACTGGAACGCCTGGGATATCCCAGGGACAGACCCCTTACGTTGGCGTAGGCATAGGTGCTGGTTATGAAGGAGAGCAGCCGTCTCAAATACCTTTGGGCGACGGCTCCATAAGTGGTCGCGACCGAAATGCCCTGATGTACTTGCTTCAACATAGCGAAGGTGGCGGAGCAGAACTTACCGCAGCTTTTGGCAGTTCAGGACCCACATGGAGCCGCACCTTAAAGCACTTAAGCGAAT harbors:
- a CDS encoding ATP-binding protein → MADAFYPFVENPSTPPHSSDHDGLKDRAESSQNSHISGTSESYVAAEKPLSSQPDNPDGAVPSASGAHASGVLEVTSAARIAVYDDVAAAPRVVMVAPQDIRSYLEEITATVNKLAQEQGGAIPFTVIRECVENLIHAYFQAPTISILDKGNTIRFSDQGPGIPNKRLALEYGTSSATESMKRYIRGVGSGLPYASQYMADKGGTLTIEDNISGGCIVTISLSSVQESQEPVGQGCVPSATAAEVGVSRQPELLQPGFEQPGYGQVPQGYPYGQPQAPGYGATPGQITQPVFGQPQPGWVQPAYGQPLYGQPSVPGYGQPSYRTPVPSGYPSPTGTPGISQGQTPYVGVGIGAGYEGEQPSQIPLGDGSISGRDRNALMYLLQHSEGGGAELTAAFGSSGPTWSRTLKHLSELGFVQKHGQKYRLTEVGRQWTIAHWL